AATGCTTTAATTTTCTCTGTTAATGCAGGAATAATCTGGAAAGCATCTCCTACTACACCGTAGTCAGCTGACTTGAAGAACGGCGCTTCTGCATCACTATTGATTACTACAATTGTTTTAGAAGAGTTAACTCCAGCCAAATGCTGAATTGCTCCAGAGATACCTACTGCAATATAAAGATTTGGAGAAATCGCTTTACCTGTTTGTCCTACGTGTTCCGTGTGAGGTCTCCATCCTATATCCGAAACCGGCTTAGAACAAGCTGTTGCAGCACCTAAAACGTTGGCCAAATCTTCGATCATTCCCCAGTTTTCAGGACCTTTCAATCCTCTACCTGCAGAAACTACGATTTCAGCTTCTTTTAAGTCTAATTTACCTGAACTTTGCTCGTGAGAAATTACTTTAGTATCTTCATTAGCTACTGAAAGATTTTTTATTTCTTCTGAACCAGAAACAGCATTTTCTTTCACTCCGAAAGCATTTTGAGAAACCGTAACGATTACTCCTGTTCCTTCAGCTTTTGCATGCATAAAACCTTTTCCTGAAAAAGATTTTCTTTTTACCTGGAAAGGAGAAAGACTTTCCGGAACTGCAATCGCATTGGTAATTAAAGAATGTCCGTTCATGATCGCCAACATGGGAGCGATAGATGAAGCATCTGTAGTATGAGGGAAAACGATGATATTTCCGTTTGCTACTTCACTTACAGCCTGTGCATAAGCTTTAGCTGAGAAGCTTTTTAGCCCTTCATCTTTGATATTGATTACATTTGAAGCTCCATATTTATATAATAAATCTGAAGAATCTGTTGGATTTACAGAGATCGCCGTAACTGTTTCACCAGCCTGATCTGCGATCGCTTTAGCATAAGCAACTGCCTCAAAAGCCGCTTTCTTGTAAACTCCGTTTATATTTTCTGCGTATACGAATACTGCCATTTTTTTAAAATTAAAAGATTAAAAAATTAATGATTAAAAAGATTAAATTACTTTCGCTTCTTCGTGAAGTAATCTTACCAATTCATCCAAATTATCCGGAGAAACTAATTTCACGGCAGCTCTCGGAGGAACACTGTCATAAGAAACTCCCTGAACTTTCACTTCAGAAGAAGTAGGTTCAACGACCTGCAAAGGTTTTGTTCTTGCAGACATAATCCCTCTCATGTTTGGAATGATCAGATCTTTTTCATCTACTAACCCTTTCTGACCAGCGATTACAGCAGGTAATTTTACAGAAATAGTTTCTTTACCTCCTTCAATTTCTCTTACCGCAGTAGCTTCACTTCCGTTTACATCAAGACCTACAGATGCATTTACAAAAGGCTGGTTTAATAGCTGAGCTACCATTCCCGGAACGGAACCCCCATTATAATCGATGGATTCTTTACCGCAAAGAATTAGATCATATCCTCCGTTTTGAGCCACAGCAGCAATTTCTTTTGCTGTAGAATAGCTGTCTTTAGGGTCTAAATTTACTCTTACTGCATCATTTGCTCCAATTGCCAAAGCTTTTCTTACTACCGGCTCTGTAGCTGCATCACCTACGTTAATTACCGTTACTGTAGCTCCTTGAGACTCCTGAAGTTTAATCGCTTTTGTTAACGCAAATTCATCTAATGGATTGATCACCCACTGAATTCCGTTTTTGTCGAAAGCAGATTTATCTGCTGTGAAGTTAATTTTGGAAGTAGTATCCGGAACACTACTTATACAAACTAATATTTTCATGTGTACTTATATTTATTGTTTCTCTGATTGTATAAAATTCAGAACATTTTATACTGAGATTTTACTAAATTAATTTTCGCTAATATAAATAAAATATATATTATGCATGCATAATACTTAGTAATTTATTATTCAACGCATTAGATGTTTTTAATTGGCTGGTTTTGTTGCCCTAAACTCTATCTTACTTGGTAAAACTCTGGGATTCATTTTTAAAATATCCAACACAAGATTTCCCATATCTTCCGGCTGAATCTTCCAGGCATCTTTTTCTGAGGGTACATTTCCATTGAAGTTGGTTGCAACCGATCCCGGCATAATTACCGTTGATTTGATATTATACTTTCTTAAATCGATCATGGCTGCCTGTGTAAAGCCTACAACACCAAATTTTGAAGCATTATAACCTGCTCCATTTTCAAAGAAGTTCGCTCCTGCCAAACTTGAAATGGTAATATAATAACCTTTTGATCTTTTTAATTCTTCCACAGAAGCTTTTAAGGTATAGAAAACGCCTGTTAAATTCGTTTCAATCATATCATTCCATTCTTCAGCGGAAAGCTGATCTACGGGTTTAAAAATTCCTAAACCTGCATTTGCAATTACAAAATCTAATCTCCCAAATTTCTCTTTGATATATTTCACTACCTCCTCTTCACTTTCAAGACTTCTTACGTCCGAAACGATTCCTAAAACATTTTGAGAAACCTTTTTTAAATCTTGTTCAGCTTTTTCCACATCATCTCTTTTCCTTCCGGAAAAAGCTACCGAAACACCATTTTCAAGTAAAATCTTTGCAATCCCGAAACCAATTCCTTTGGTTCCACCTGTTATATAAGCTACTTTATTTTCTACCATTTTTATTAGTTTAAGTTCTTAAAAATAACAAAAACGCCCCACATGGAGCGTTTTAATAGGTAAGATTTATCATCTATTTTTTAATGAATTTCTCAGTAGAAACTCCATCTTTTGTTTCAATATTTATTAAATATGTTCCAGCTGGTAATTTTTTTACATCAACTTTATCACCGTCTAATTTTACATCTAGTTTTCTTCCTGTAAGATCTACAACAGAAACCGCATTGATTTTAGAATCCGATTTTATATTTAAAATGTCAGAAGTTGGATTTGGATAGACAGCCAAGGATACAATAGCATTTTTAACTGGAGTATCATTTACAGATAGAGTTGCCGCATTAGTAAATTCAGCTTGTATATTATCAATTCCAGCTGTATTAGCTACTGTATTGCTAGCAAGCGTTGTATTTACAGCGTCAAATTCTACCGCAACGTCACCTGTAAAAATCGAATATGTTGTATTTCCTGAGAAATTGTAACTTGCATTTGTAGTACCATTGGTATACTGGTAGGTATGTTGTCCTGTTGTTTTGTTATAAATATACGTTACAGTGACCCAAGAATTTGCAGGAAAAGTTTCAGTTCCTAATGTTAAAGTAAGAGTACCTGTTTGGGTAGGATCTGCTACCACCGAAACTCTAGCTTGTCCATATACTTTTTTTGTTTCATAGTCATAAACAATTCCTCCAATTGCTGCTGTACTAGAATATAATTGTATCCCGACTCTTCCTTTTCCTGTTGCTGCCCCTGTATAGATATCCATTTTAGCCCTCACTAAATTATTTGAAGCATTTGCTGTAGTTGATATCGTTTTATAGGCATATCTATTACTTGTATTTGCTCCTGACGCAGGAGGTGCACCAGCTCCTGTAGTAAGATTAAGACTTTTTCCGTGAGAAGCATCAATTGTTGTAACTTGATAATCTGCAGCTGCACCTTGATATATATACCAACTATTTTGTCCAGCTGTAGTACCTGTAACATCAGTGGCCAGATTCCCGTTTGTCAAGGCATCAAAATTTTCTGTAAAAATAGTTTGTGTTTGGCCATAAAGAAAAACTGATCCTGTAATTGTTAAAGTCAATAAAAATTTTCTCATAGTATATTTTTTTTATAAAAATAAAAATAAATATTTAAAAATCAAATATTTAATAAAAAAAACATTCAAAGATATTCACATAATAAAAGAGCACCTCTTTTGGAGATGCTCTTTTATTGATCAGGAAATCCTTTATCTTTTCGTATAATTCTCAAAAAACAAAGGAATACTTTCAATTCCTTTATAGAAATTGAAAAGTCCGTAATGCTCATTTGGAGAATGGATCGCATCAGAATCTAAACCAAATCCCATCAAGACCGATTTAGCACCTAAAACCTGCTCAAACATAGCCGTAATAGGAATACTTCCTCCTCCTCTGTATGGAAGAACTTCTTTTCCGAATGAAGATTCCATGGCTTGTTTTGCTGCTAGGAATTCTTTGGTATCTGTTGGCAATACGTAAGGCATACCTCCGTGATGTGGGGTAACTTTAACCTTTACATTATCCGGAGCGATTTTTTCAAAATATTTTGTGAATTTTTCAGTAATCTCTTCCGGAGTCTGATACGGCACCAAACGCATAGATATTTTTGCAGAAGCTTTAGATGGAATTACCGTTTTAGCTCCTTCTCCTGTATAGCCACCCCAAATACCATTACAGTCTAAAGTTGGACGGATAGACGTTCTTTCAAGCGTCGTATAACCTTTTTCACCTTCCACTCCATTTAGTCCGATAGATTGTTTGAATTCTTCAGGATTATCCTTCAGTTTATTCATATCTGCTCTGTCAGCATCGGAAACCGTTTCTACATTATCATAGAATCCGTCGATAGTAATATGACCATCTTCATCAATCAGCTTAGCAATCATTCTTGAAAGCACATGAATAGGATTTGGAACCGCTCCTCCATAAAGTCCTGAGTGTAAATCTCTGTTGGGACCCTCAATTTCAACTTCTACATAGCTTAGTCCTCTTAATCCCGTTGTTACAGTAGGTTGTTCGTTACTGTAAATATGAGTATCCGAAATTAAAATACAGTCACAAGATAATTTCTCTTTATTTTCATTAACAAAATCTCCTAAACTTACAGAACCCACTTCTTCTTCTCCTTCCAAAATAAATTTAACATTACAAGGCAGAGCATTCGTTTTCATCATTGCTTCAAAAGCTTTCAAATGCATGAAGAACTGCCCCTTATCGTCCGCAGATCCTCTGGCAAAGATAGCTCCTTCAGGGTGAAGTGGAGTTTTTTCAATATACGGTTCAAAAGGTGGTCTTGTCCATAATTCTAACGGATCTGCCGGCTGAACATCATAATGCCCATACACCAAAACTGTTGGTAAATCTTCATTTAAAAATTTTTCACCGAAAACAATAGGATATCCCTTTGTCTGGCAAACTTCTACATTGTCCGCTCCTGCATTTTTAAGATGTGTTGCCACTACCTCTGCACATTTTAAAACGTCATCTTTATACGCGGGATCTGCAGAAATAGAAGGGATTCTCAATAATTCAAATAATTCATCTACGAAACGTTGTTTGTTTTCGTTGATGTAATTTAATGTCTCTTGCATTGTAAAATAATATTTTGTTAAAAGTAAAAAATTTGCCCCGCAGGAACAAACAAAAACATATAATTTTCCTCATGTTTGTTGCAATCAGAAAATTAAATCTTTACCAATTTTAATCCAAAAAAAAATGTCTTACATTCCTGCAAGACATTTTTTTATATTGTTCTACTAATTAGTGTTCAGCTTTTGGAGCCTGAGTTTCTGCTGGTTTTGCAGGAGTAGCTGCACTGTCGGTTTTCGGAGCTTCTGCTTCATGCTTTTCCGCAGCTGCTTCTTCTGTATGAGCCGCAGCAGCTTGATGACCGTGACCTTCTCCTTGTGGATCATCAGAATATCTTTCAACTCCTTCTTCAAGTTTCAGTGTATTCTTATTTCCACCAGCTGCTACTTTTTTACAGCTTACAGCAACAGTTGCAATAGCTAAACATATAACTAATTTTTTCATATGCAAAATTTATTTTTTTAAAGGTATATGGAATCGTATTATTTTCAGCTGGCAATAATTGTTTTAACAGCAGCGATTACCTACTTAAATTTTTAATTGCCCAAAATTAAGAAATCCTACATTTTTCGGCAACATTTTTATACTGATTTTAGTATTATTTTTCCTTTTTTGGATTGTGTAAAAATAAGATAGTGATCTCCCCCATCTTTTAATCCATATTTTTTCTTGATTTCTTCCGGTTTTAAAGGATAATTCTTTGATATAATATTAAACTGACTTTTCTTTTTAATCTGTTTACTATCAATTATTTCAGCCTCTAAAATTCTTCCGGGGAAATCTTCCACCTTTTCATTTGAAGTATAAAGATGTGTATTCGGATGAAGCTTTTTTACTTTAAAGTTTTCTGAAATCAAATTAAATACTCCCGCCTTTAAAATTGAGTTATTGGGAATATAGATAAACTTTTCAGGCTCAGCATATTCTGAATGAGCATTTTCTTCTTCTCCGAATTTATAGTTGAAAGTAGATTCTTCACTTTCTAAATTCACGCAATTACAGATAATCTCTTCTGATTCTTTGCTTGATAAAAAGACAACGATCTCTTTTACATCATTTTTCCATGCAATAATATCAATCCTTGAAATATTCTGCAGAACAGAGACAAGGTATTTCAAATCGATAAGCGGAGATAATTTTATAACTACTTCATCAGAAATCGAAAGTAATTTCTTCTGAATTTGAAGAATGTCCGGTGACAAATCTTCTAATAAGAATACTTTGTTCTTATTATTATCTCTTCGGGCCGGATCCATATATATTACATCAAAATTTTCTTCATTTTCATTAAGAAAATCTTCCAGTTTTTGATTGATAAATCTTGCTTTTCTACCTAAAACAGTCCAGTTATTTTCAACAATTGCTAAAAGTTCGGCATTTTGTTCAACGAGCGTAACCTCATCAAAATTTTTAGATAAATAATAGGCATCAATCCCAAAACCACTTGTAAGGTCAATAAACTTTTTACCTTTTAAAATTTCAGATTTGTAGACTGCTGTTTTTTCTGAAGAAGCCTGTTCCAGATTAAGTTGTGGCGGAAAAATAATTCCTTCTTTTAATAAAAACGGAAACTTTTTCTCCGCCACCTGCTTTCCTTTGATCTGCTGAACGATTTCTTGCATCGAAACCTCTGAAAACGGAGATTTTTTCAATAATAAGGAATGTAAATCTGTAGTTAGATTTGCATTGATGTATTTTTGGACATCAGAGTATAATAATTTATTTCCCACAGATTTCGCAAATATCACAGATTTTAAACATTTTAATCAATAATTCCGTTTATTTTTCTAATTATATTTTTGTCAATATAATCTGTATTAAAATTGACTAGTATTCCTAATTTAAAATCCGTCAACTTTAAATAGGTTAATAATTGTTTATGATGAACATTACTAATTTCTGGAATTGATTTTATTTCGATAATTACTTTATTTTCTACAATAATATCAGCAATAAAACTTGTATCTATCACAATCCCTTTATATTCAATTGGAATATGAACCTGGGTTTTCACACTTAAACCATTACTTTCTAACTCATGAACCAATACCTTTTCATAAACTTTTTCTAATAAACCAGGCCCAAGTTCGTTGTAAACAGAAAATATAGATTTTCTGATATAAAAACTAATTTCATTTTCATTCATTTGTAGAAAATTTATTTAGCTAAGCTAAAA
Above is a genomic segment from Chryseobacterium geocarposphaerae containing:
- a CDS encoding electron transfer flavoprotein subunit alpha/FixB family protein, whose product is MAVFVYAENINGVYKKAAFEAVAYAKAIADQAGETVTAISVNPTDSSDLLYKYGASNVINIKDEGLKSFSAKAYAQAVSEVANGNIIVFPHTTDASSIAPMLAIMNGHSLITNAIAVPESLSPFQVKRKSFSGKGFMHAKAEGTGVIVTVSQNAFGVKENAVSGSEEIKNLSVANEDTKVISHEQSSGKLDLKEAEIVVSAGRGLKGPENWGMIEDLANVLGAATACSKPVSDIGWRPHTEHVGQTGKAISPNLYIAVGISGAIQHLAGVNSSKTIVVINSDAEAPFFKSADYGVVGDAFQIIPALTEKIKALKG
- a CDS encoding electron transfer flavoprotein subunit beta/FixA family protein, with the translated sequence MKILVCISSVPDTTSKINFTADKSAFDKNGIQWVINPLDEFALTKAIKLQESQGATVTVINVGDAATEPVVRKALAIGANDAVRVNLDPKDSYSTAKEIAAVAQNGGYDLILCGKESIDYNGGSVPGMVAQLLNQPFVNASVGLDVNGSEATAVREIEGGKETISVKLPAVIAGQKGLVDEKDLIIPNMRGIMSARTKPLQVVEPTSSEVKVQGVSYDSVPPRAAVKLVSPDNLDELVRLLHEEAKVI
- a CDS encoding SDR family oxidoreductase; translation: MVENKVAYITGGTKGIGFGIAKILLENGVSVAFSGRKRDDVEKAEQDLKKVSQNVLGIVSDVRSLESEEEVVKYIKEKFGRLDFVIANAGLGIFKPVDQLSAEEWNDMIETNLTGVFYTLKASVEELKRSKGYYITISSLAGANFFENGAGYNASKFGVVGFTQAAMIDLRKYNIKSTVIMPGSVATNFNGNVPSEKDAWKIQPEDMGNLVLDILKMNPRVLPSKIEFRATKPAN
- a CDS encoding T9SS type A sorting domain-containing protein, producing the protein MRKFLLTLTITGSVFLYGQTQTIFTENFDALTNGNLATDVTGTTAGQNSWYIYQGAAADYQVTTIDASHGKSLNLTTGAGAPPASGANTSNRYAYKTISTTANASNNLVRAKMDIYTGAATGKGRVGIQLYSSTAAIGGIVYDYETKKVYGQARVSVVADPTQTGTLTLTLGTETFPANSWVTVTYIYNKTTGQHTYQYTNGTTNASYNFSGNTTYSIFTGDVAVEFDAVNTTLASNTVANTAGIDNIQAEFTNAATLSVNDTPVKNAIVSLAVYPNPTSDILNIKSDSKINAVSVVDLTGRKLDVKLDGDKVDVKKLPAGTYLINIETKDGVSTEKFIKK
- a CDS encoding dipeptidase, giving the protein MQETLNYINENKQRFVDELFELLRIPSISADPAYKDDVLKCAEVVATHLKNAGADNVEVCQTKGYPIVFGEKFLNEDLPTVLVYGHYDVQPADPLELWTRPPFEPYIEKTPLHPEGAIFARGSADDKGQFFMHLKAFEAMMKTNALPCNVKFILEGEEEVGSVSLGDFVNENKEKLSCDCILISDTHIYSNEQPTVTTGLRGLSYVEVEIEGPNRDLHSGLYGGAVPNPIHVLSRMIAKLIDEDGHITIDGFYDNVETVSDADRADMNKLKDNPEEFKQSIGLNGVEGEKGYTTLERTSIRPTLDCNGIWGGYTGEGAKTVIPSKASAKISMRLVPYQTPEEITEKFTKYFEKIAPDNVKVKVTPHHGGMPYVLPTDTKEFLAAKQAMESSFGKEVLPYRGGGSIPITAMFEQVLGAKSVLMGFGLDSDAIHSPNEHYGLFNFYKGIESIPLFFENYTKR
- a CDS encoding class I SAM-dependent methyltransferase, with the protein product MGNKLLYSDVQKYINANLTTDLHSLLLKKSPFSEVSMQEIVQQIKGKQVAEKKFPFLLKEGIIFPPQLNLEQASSEKTAVYKSEILKGKKFIDLTSGFGIDAYYLSKNFDEVTLVEQNAELLAIVENNWTVLGRKARFINQKLEDFLNENEENFDVIYMDPARRDNNKNKVFLLEDLSPDILQIQKKLLSISDEVVIKLSPLIDLKYLVSVLQNISRIDIIAWKNDVKEIVVFLSSKESEEIICNCVNLESEESTFNYKFGEEENAHSEYAEPEKFIYIPNNSILKAGVFNLISENFKVKKLHPNTHLYTSNEKVEDFPGRILEAEIIDSKQIKKKSQFNIISKNYPLKPEEIKKKYGLKDGGDHYLIFTQSKKGKIILKSV
- a CDS encoding GxxExxY protein → MNENEISFYIRKSIFSVYNELGPGLLEKVYEKVLVHELESNGLSVKTQVHIPIEYKGIVIDTSFIADIIVENKVIIEIKSIPEISNVHHKQLLTYLKLTDFKLGILVNFNTDYIDKNIIRKINGIID